In Methanococcoides sp. LMO-2, a single window of DNA contains:
- the msrA gene encoding peptide-methionine (S)-S-oxide reductase MsrA yields MELFEKLRSEGYEVATFAAGSFWIAEAIFRRVQGVVATAVGYMGGELEYPTYEEVSVGDTGHFEVVQIVYDPNVVPYVKLLELFWELHNPTAPDEKGEKVPGQYGSVIFYHNDEQKSLAILSKREIESSGKFRKDIITEIRPAARFFRAKEYHQQYFEKTASGGHIIK; encoded by the coding sequence ATGGAGCTTTTTGAGAAGCTAAGGAGCGAAGGATATGAGGTCGCCACTTTTGCTGCGGGAAGTTTCTGGATAGCAGAAGCCATCTTTCGCAGGGTTCAGGGCGTTGTCGCGACTGCAGTAGGTTACATGGGAGGAGAACTTGAATATCCTACCTATGAAGAAGTAAGCGTGGGAGATACCGGACACTTTGAAGTTGTCCAGATCGTTTATGATCCGAATGTTGTGCCTTATGTAAAGCTCCTGGAATTGTTCTGGGAACTGCATAACCCAACGGCTCCTGATGAAAAAGGGGAAAAAGTGCCAGGTCAATATGGTTCAGTTATTTTTTACCATAACGATGAGCAGAAGTCACTTGCAATACTTTCAAAAAGGGAGATCGAGAGTTCCGGGAAATTCAGGAAGGACATTATCACCGAGATACGTCCTGCTGCAAGATTTTTCAGGGCAAAGGAATATCACCAGCAATATTTTGAAAAAACTGCCTCTGGCGGACATATCATAAAATGA
- a CDS encoding DUF2341 domain-containing protein encodes MKRNIILVLLISIALLTGMMGTGLALSNTGGGEWDFSEELTIKENSGKDLTNYQVQVLLDPSNFDFSKANPDGSDIRFSINDRQLYHWIEEWDAGSESAIIWINVPFIPANGMTDVTMHYGNPAATDISNGASTFDFFDDFVESRLGIANWRSDTNAGGEIEISNGILRLVNPVKHPTDFAKITSKDAFGINSMFVVKRMKVTTGSEPIGPVLEQGLLDPQDETENRIILRTELANESKVSWTLTRDDDRFKSWDLTNLGIAEGTWYTSGIAWYQDGDFKNVSWFKNGVRDTRMDYSYYIENEDETIIDHIPDNELKLYLYSSTASTINNMGYMAVDYAIVRKYTPQEPTVFMPGEIVTQEPESLPESDVQVPQPILKDINMPASEAGKQAIFIFEPYSDDRSISVINDLKDSGINTVFLRTDIDNIWSSERFIKSAHENDITVHAMILDEKKDFVDGSGESSIEAVEAVLDYNTKSLAGFDGIYISLKTCDPAELEQVCLENALLLEAIHERTAGNVLLVAGIPAAYDRSAIENITSNVDLFVLMAHDMDEVDLTAEEIEDSVASKMGEIRGAEEYALITVVVSEESDDAKVNELLNSLYAYYSEDPAFLGVSLLMQEDLQEVIEASAPPEDKGTPGFEAIFAIIGLLSIAYILRKR; translated from the coding sequence ATGAAAAGAAACATTATCTTAGTTCTGCTCATTTCCATAGCTCTTTTGACCGGAATGATGGGTACAGGCCTGGCTTTATCCAATACAGGGGGAGGAGAATGGGATTTCTCTGAAGAACTGACAATAAAAGAGAACTCTGGTAAGGATCTAACCAATTACCAGGTACAGGTTCTGCTGGATCCTTCAAATTTCGATTTCTCAAAAGCAAATCCGGATGGGTCAGATATCAGATTTTCCATAAATGACAGGCAATTGTATCATTGGATCGAAGAGTGGGATGCTGGATCAGAGAGTGCTATTATATGGATCAATGTCCCATTTATTCCTGCTAATGGAATGACAGATGTGACAATGCATTATGGAAATCCAGCTGCAACTGACATTAGCAATGGTGCTTCCACGTTCGATTTCTTTGATGATTTTGTCGAATCGCGCCTGGGTATTGCGAACTGGAGATCTGATACAAATGCAGGAGGAGAGATTGAGATTAGCAATGGGATCCTCCGCCTGGTAAACCCAGTAAAACACCCCACGGATTTTGCAAAAATAACTTCCAAGGATGCATTTGGGATAAACTCAATGTTCGTTGTCAAGAGAATGAAGGTTACCACAGGGTCCGAACCAATAGGTCCGGTACTGGAGCAGGGACTTCTTGATCCGCAAGATGAAACCGAAAATAGGATAATCCTTCGTACAGAACTCGCCAATGAGAGTAAGGTTTCATGGACTCTGACCAGGGATGACGATAGGTTCAAGTCATGGGATCTGACAAACCTTGGTATTGCAGAGGGAACATGGTATACATCAGGTATTGCATGGTATCAGGATGGTGATTTCAAAAACGTTTCATGGTTCAAGAATGGGGTAAGAGATACAAGGATGGATTATTCCTATTACATTGAAAATGAAGATGAAACTATAATTGACCACATCCCGGACAATGAATTGAAATTATACCTGTATTCAAGTACAGCCAGCACCATAAATAATATGGGCTATATGGCTGTGGATTATGCAATTGTACGTAAATATACACCACAGGAACCAACCGTTTTCATGCCTGGAGAGATCGTTACGCAAGAGCCTGAGTCCTTGCCGGAAAGTGATGTACAGGTACCTCAGCCCATTTTAAAAGATATTAATATGCCTGCCTCTGAGGCTGGAAAACAAGCGATATTTATCTTTGAGCCTTATTCTGACGACAGATCGATTTCTGTTATAAACGATCTGAAGGACAGTGGCATAAATACAGTGTTCCTGAGGACGGATATCGACAATATCTGGAGCTCTGAGAGATTCATAAAATCGGCCCATGAAAATGACATAACAGTCCACGCAATGATCCTTGATGAAAAGAAGGATTTCGTGGATGGAAGTGGTGAAAGTTCAATTGAGGCGGTCGAGGCAGTCCTTGATTACAACACGAAATCACTTGCAGGATTTGATGGCATATACATAAGCCTGAAAACCTGTGATCCTGCTGAACTGGAACAGGTGTGTCTGGAAAATGCACTGCTTTTGGAAGCCATCCATGAAAGAACAGCTGGAAATGTATTACTGGTTGCAGGAATTCCGGCAGCTTATGACAGATCAGCTATAGAGAACATTACATCCAATGTTGATCTCTTTGTTCTAATGGCCCATGACATGGATGAGGTCGATCTGACAGCTGAAGAAATAGAGGATTCCGTTGCTTCAAAAATGGGAGAGATCCGAGGGGCTGAAGAATATGCCCTGATCACAGTTGTCGTTAGCGAAGAATCTGATGATGCAAAAGTCAATGAATTGTTGAATAGCCTATACGCCTACTACTCTGAAGATCCGGCATTCCTGGGTGTTTCTCTTCTAATGCAGGAAGACCTGCAAGAAGTCATAGAGGCTTCAGCTCCGCCCGAAGATAAGGGAACACCAGGATTCGAAGCTATATTTGCGATCATTGGTTTGCTATCGATCGCATATATACTGAGGAAGCGATGA